A stretch of the Actinomyces qiguomingii genome encodes the following:
- a CDS encoding helix-turn-helix domain-containing protein, whose translation MGEMTAQSLGARIREARQRVGMSQQMLAERVGLDRTAVNKIESGNRKISAIELSDVADALRVRMVAFFEEPLSAVVAHRSAQGLDVVDSQIDAVLAEIAEEVRFVDSLRAVEAVPPARAWDRPASDEEAEAMAEQARVLIHCEQDDAVTGLVDRLAAAGLLVFTKPLGPDTADAGTVLIDRLGVSLVNSTGKVGRRRLAAAHEFGHFLVRDAYTVDWRIAEPDESLESKIDYFARALLLPRNAVAEQWHKLREHSGLRAAAVIVGSDYRVDMSTLARRLVDLGVVNPSDAGQVRMVRTTRTDIIELDLHPDADEMTGVTQPRAFQRAVIDLVRDERLSAARAAELLWHLVDEEELPRPRMREAGEIWEYVS comes from the coding sequence ATGGGTGAGATGACGGCGCAGTCCCTCGGTGCCCGCATTCGCGAGGCGCGACAGCGTGTCGGCATGAGCCAGCAGATGCTCGCTGAACGAGTCGGTCTGGACCGGACCGCGGTGAATAAGATCGAATCGGGCAACCGGAAGATATCCGCGATTGAGTTGTCCGATGTGGCAGATGCGCTCAGGGTGCGCATGGTCGCCTTTTTTGAGGAGCCGCTCTCGGCAGTGGTCGCGCATCGGTCCGCGCAGGGCCTGGACGTCGTAGATTCGCAGATTGACGCGGTACTCGCGGAGATTGCCGAGGAAGTCCGCTTCGTCGACTCTCTGCGTGCTGTCGAAGCTGTGCCACCTGCACGCGCGTGGGATCGGCCCGCCTCGGACGAAGAGGCCGAGGCAATGGCTGAGCAGGCGCGTGTGCTTATCCACTGTGAGCAAGACGACGCGGTAACCGGTCTGGTTGATCGCTTGGCAGCAGCAGGCCTTCTGGTCTTCACCAAGCCACTCGGCCCAGACACCGCGGACGCCGGAACGGTGCTTATCGACCGTCTGGGCGTATCCCTGGTCAACAGCACCGGCAAGGTTGGGCGGCGGCGTCTTGCGGCCGCACACGAGTTCGGGCATTTCCTCGTGCGTGATGCCTACACGGTGGACTGGCGAATCGCCGAGCCGGATGAGTCCTTGGAATCTAAGATCGATTACTTCGCTCGCGCGCTCCTCCTTCCTCGGAATGCCGTCGCCGAACAATGGCACAAGCTGCGTGAGCACTCCGGGTTGCGGGCGGCGGCGGTAATAGTTGGCAGTGACTACCGAGTGGACATGTCCACGTTGGCTCGTCGTCTGGTCGACCTCGGGGTGGTTAATCCGTCGGATGCGGGGCAGGTTCGTATGGTGCGAACAACCCGCACTGACATTATCGAGTTGGATCTCCATCCGGATGCAGATGAAATGACCGGAGTGACACAGCCTCGGGCTTTCCAACGTGCCGTGATCGACCTCGTGCGTGATGAGCGCTTGAGCGCTGCCCGAGCGGCAGAATTGCTGTGGCACCTGGTTGATGAAGAAGAACTGCCGCGACCGCGGATGCGCGAGGCAGGCGAGATATGGGAGTACGTGTCTTGA